A segment of the Candidatus Methanosuratincola sp. genome:
CCCTGCCCGTCCTGCCGCCTACAAGGACAGCCAAGTCTCCCTCCTTGGTCTGCCTGACGTACTTATCCTTGGGCAGGATCCCGAAGCAACCGCAGTAGACCACGACGTTGCCTGTGTAGTTCCTGTCGAAGAGCACGGCGCCGTTGACATTCGGTATCCCCATGTTGTTGCCGTAGCTCCCCACGCCGGCTACGACCCCCTTGTAGATGTATCGCGGGTGCTTGATACCCGGGGCGAGCTCGCTGTATTTGATGTCGAGCGGGCCAAAGCAGAGGACGTCCGAGACTGCAATAGGCTCCCCCCAGACGCCTAGGATGTCCCTGATCACGCCCCCCACGCCGGTCGCTGCCCCCCCGAAGGGCTCGATGGCTGATGGATGGTTGTGGGTCTCTACCTTCGCTGCAATCACATGCCCTTTGTCAAAGTCGATGAGCCCGGCGTTGTCTTCGAATACTGAGAAGCACCAGGGCTTGGCGAGATCTTTGGTGGCCTTTGCTATGTAAGTCTTCAGTAGGCTCTCCACAGTGCCTGAATCGGTCTCAACAGCCCCCCTGAACGTCTTGTGGATGCAGTGCTCCGACCAGGTCTGCCCGAAGGTCTGGAGCTCCACATCTGTAAGAGGCCTGCCAAACTCCTCCTTAATGGCCCTCATCTCATCAAGGCTGAGCGCGAGTCCCATGCCGCTGCTTATCTCGAGCAGGTCCGGGTCCTCAGCCTCGCGGAGGTCTACCGCGGCGACCGGAGGGTCCTCGCTTACCCTCCTAAGCAGTCCTTCCCTCAATAACCAAGACCTCCACCATGAAGTCGTCCTTAGTGGGGTTTGCCAAGAGCTTCCTGCACATCTCTTCAGCTAATGCCTTTGCCTCCGTTGGGTCGCGCGCATCGACCTCTATGGTGTACGCCTTGCTTACCCTCACCGTCCCAACGCTGAACCCCAGATCCCTAAGTGACTTTGAAGCCACGTCGCCCTCCGGGTCGAAGTGCCCCCGCTTGAGGCTTACCTCTGCCTTGACCAGGAACCTCAAGTTCTGGACCTCCTCGCCATCTCCAGCTTTTCGCTGAGCTCAGGGTGCTTGAGCGCAAGTATCTCCACTGCGAGGAGCGCGGCGTTCTTCCAGTTGTCGACCCCGACCGTCGCGACAGGCACCCCAGGCGGCATCTGGACTATCGATAGCAGCGCATCGAGCCCCCCGAGCCTCACATCTCTGGGAACCCCTATAACAGGCCTCGTTGTCTTCGATGCGATCACTCCAGGCAGCGCTGCAGCTAGCCCGGCTACTGCGATGAACACTTCCGAGTCTGACCCCTTGATGTACGCGTCCAGCCTCTCCGGGTCCCGGTGTGCGGAGATGACTTGGAAGTCTGCCTCCACGCCGAATTCGCTCAGCGCCTCCTTGACCTTAGATCCTATCTCTTCATCTGACTTTGAGCCAACAATTACAGATGCCTTTGGCACGGATTTTTCCCTCCAATCCCCTCTTTTTCTTTTCCTATGCCCTCATCCACTCTTCAATCCTTGTAAACGAACTTCGTCTCTGCCATATGGGCTATCTTCTCTGCGCCCTCCCTTGCCTGATCGAGGCTAGCTGCATAAGAGAACGCCAGCCCCATCCTCCTGCCTGGGTACGCCGTGGGCTTCCCGAAGATCCAGAGGTCGCCCTTCACCCCTCCCTGGAGCCCTTCGTGCAGGCCCTTCAGGTTGAACTCCTGGACCGTGGCACCCTCCTTTACGCCCTCAGGGGCCAGGACTACATGCGCAACCCCGAATACTCCGTGGCGCGAGAGCTCGACCATAGATGGGTCGACTGGGATCCCAAGCGTGGAGATCAGCTGGAGCGCGCCCTCGTCCATGTTGAGCATCCACCTGGTGACAAGTCCTGTGTCGTGCGGGCGGTTCGCGACCTCGTTGTTGTAGACATCGTCGCCGACGACGAACTGCTCCACGGCGTAGAGGCCGATCCCGCCCATGAAGTCAGCGATCTTCAGTGCCCCCTCCCTGCACTTCGAAGCCGCCTCAGCGGAGATCGTCGACGGGAGCCAGCTCTCGTGGTAGGTCGCTCCCGGCCTCCTGTGCTCTATGGGTGGAAGGCAGGTGCTCACTATCTTCCCTTCTGTGTTGAAGTGCCGCACAACGATCTG
Coding sequences within it:
- the purE gene encoding 5-(carboxyamino)imidazole ribonucleotide mutase produces the protein MPKASVIVGSKSDEEIGSKVKEALSEFGVEADFQVISAHRDPERLDAYIKGSDSEVFIAVAGLAAALPGVIASKTTRPVIGVPRDVRLGGLDALLSIVQMPPGVPVATVGVDNWKNAALLAVEILALKHPELSEKLEMARRSRT
- the purS gene encoding phosphoribosylformylglycinamidine synthase subunit PurS encodes the protein MRFLVKAEVSLKRGHFDPEGDVASKSLRDLGFSVGTVRVSKAYTIEVDARDPTEAKALAEEMCRKLLANPTKDDFMVEVLVIEGRTA